The Gemmatimonadota bacterium DNA window TCGGCGCCTGCAGGTTGGCCGAGGCGGGGCCGCGGCCGGCGGGAAGGGTCACGATCGCCAGCGCGGTTGGATGCGCCGGCCACGCGCTCGGGGCGATCCGTCGGCACTCGACCACCAGGAAGGCGAGCGCGGCCTCCTGCACGGACTGCAGCCAGTACAGCCCGGCGGCCGAGGTGGGCAACAGCGTGTAGCGCTGGTACTCCTCGAAGCCGGGGATCCCGTCCGGGAAGGTGACGATCTCCTGGCGTGGCACGGTGAGGGTGCCGAACAGATGCGACTCGAAGGTCAGGTCACGTGGCAGGGGAATCGTGGCGGCGGACATCAGAGGTACTCCGTCAGGGAAGTCTGCAGGATGCGGGAGGTCGCCTCGTAGGCGGCGCGCATGGCAGTCTGGATTGCCGAGAAGTTGAGCATCGCTTCCTCCAGCGGAATTTCGGCCGCCGCGCTCCGCTTGGCGTCGAGTGCCGTCTGCAGCGCGGTCAGCGAGCCGGTGGTGAGCTCGAGATTCCGGGTCCGCGCGCCGACTTCCGTCAGGGTGATCTGCGTGGCGTTGAAGGCGGTGTCGAGCGGCCCGCCCGAGGCCAGCACCCCCGCCGGGTTGTTGGCCGTGAGGGCATCCCGCAAGGCGGTCAGCGAGCTGAGCACCCCGCTGGTCACCAGCAACTCCTCGCCGCTATGCACGGTGTCCACGAGAATGCCGTCGCCCACCTCGGCCTGGCGCCCGGTCGGCGTGCCGACGTAGGTGCCGTTGGGCTGGAACGGCGGCGCATCGGTCGCGAGTCCGCCAAAGAGGTAGTCGTTGCCGAATCGGAGGTTGCCGAGGGAGATCGCCTGATCGATCAGGCTCTGGACCTCCACCGCCGTGGCGGCGCGGGTCGTGGCGTTCCCGGTGCTGCTGCCCTGCGCCGTGGCGAGTTCCTTGGCGCGGGAGAGGAGGTCGCCCAGCTGGTCCAGCGTGGTCTCCTCGGCCGCCTGTCGCGATTGGACCGAGGTGACGCTGCGGCGGTATTGCTCTACCGCGCGCAGGGCCGTGTCGCTGGCGAGCACCTGGGACCCGGCGATCGGATCGTCGGAGATCTTCGAATTTCGCAATCCGGTGGTGACTTGATCCGAGGCGCGCAGGTACTGCGCCCCCTGTTCCTGGAGATTGCGGAGGAGCCGCTCTTGCATCACGCTGTTGGTTATCCGCATGGCCCCGGAATTCCCCTTCGAAAGGATGACTCTCCCACGTTTATCGACTATTTTGGTGAGAGTATGAGTCCGCCCCCCCAGGGCCCTCCCACGCGACCACCATCGAGGACGTCCATCCTGCGGCTCACGCCCCCGATGCTGTGACCACGATCCTCTGCGTTGATCAGGAGCCGGCCGTTGCCGCGCTCTTCGAGCAGATCCTCCTCGACCTCGGGTACGGGGCGGTGCTTGCCGACTCCGCCGCCGAGGCGGTCCAACGCCTGGATCGGGGGGGTATCGACCTCGTCCTCGCCGACTTGATGCTCGCCGACCACGACGGGCAGGCCTTCCTCGAGCACCTCCGCACCCGCGACCCGCTGGTCCCCTTCATCGTCGTTTCCGGCGACTCCTCGATCGAACAGGCCGTGATGGCGATGCGGTCGGGCGCCACGGATTACGTGGTGAAGCCGGTCCGGGCCGAGAAGCTCCAGATCACCATTCAGCACGCGTTGGAGTATGCCCGGCTCCGGCAGGAGAACGAGGCGTATCGGCAGGAGATCTCCCGGATCCACTCCGGCCGGAAAATCGTGGGGCGGAGCGCGGCGTTGCGCGACCTGCAGGAGATGGTCGCGACCGTCGCCCCAACCCGCGCCTCCGTCCTCCTGGAAGGGGAATCGGGGACCGGCAAGGAGTTGATCGCCCGCTCGCTCCACGAACAGAGCCCGCGCAGCCATCGGCCCATGATCACGATCAACTGCGCCGCGATGCCGGAAGGGCTGGTCGAGAGCGCGCTGTTCGGCCACGAGAAGGGTGCCTTCACCGGCGCGACGGCCCGCGCGGCCGGCGCATTTGAGCGAGCCCACGGCAGCAGCCTGCTCCTCGACGAAATTTCCGAGATGCGGCTGGACCTGCAGTCGAAGTTGCTCCGTGCCATCCAGGAGCAGGAGTTCGAACGGGTGGGCGGCCGCGAACCGATCAAGGTCGACGTTCGCCTGATCGCCACCACCAATCGTGACCTGCGGACCGAGGTCGCCGCTGGCCGATTCCGTGCCGACCTCTACTACCGTCTGCAGGTGGTGCCTATCCGGACCCCGCCGCTGAGGGAACGGCCCGAGGACATCCCGCTCCTGGTGCAACATTTCCTGCGGACCGCCGCCGATCATCTGGGGGTCCCGGTCCCCGAGGTCCCCGAGGCGACGATGGACTACCTCCAGGCCTATTCGTGGCCCGGTAACGTCCGCGAGCTTTCCAACGCCATGGAACGCGCCGTGATCCTCGCGCGCGGGCGGCCGATGTCCACCGGACTCTTCTCCGACCACCTCCACGTGCTCGAGGCCCCCCTCTCGATCTCCCTCAGCACCTCGAATCAGTCGGTCTCCGCGGCGACCGCGACCGACGGCGAGATGCCGCTCAATCTCGCCGACCTCGAACGGATCACCATCGAGCGCGCCCTCGCCGCCACCGGTGGCAACCGCACTCGCGCGGCCCGACTCCTCGGCATCTCCGAACGCACCCTCCGCAACAAGCTGAATTCCCCCACCGCCGCCTGACCCCCCTCGGCAAGGTTGACCGAGTGCCAAGGGGAACTTTCTTCCGCACGACCCCGAAATTCCCTGCCGCGTCAATTGCTAACCAGTTGCAGTAAAAAGACTTGCACTGATAGTCGCATCCGGGAATGACGCTTGCATCAGTGGGCCGTGGACCATCACCGGGAGCGACGATGATCAGCGGCTTGTTTGGCCAAGGCACCGTGACCCACCAGCTGCGCGGCGGGCTCGAGGAGCAGAGCGCGACCCACAAGGCGATCGCTGCCCGTGTGGCCAACGCAGCACAGCAAAGCGCGACCTCCGGCTTCGCTGGCCAGCTCGACGCCTCGCTCGCAGCCCGCGACGCCGACCTCCAACAGGACATGGCGTCGCTGGCCGACACGCAGCTCCGCTACGAGGCGACGACCAAGCTGCTTCAGAAGTCCTATGGCGACCTCCGGACAGCGATGCGCGACCGTGGCTGAGCCGGGCGGAGGCTTCCCGATCACGTCGCGGCCCTTCCGGCAGCTGCTCGGACCGCTCGGCATCAGCGCCGGCGGGATGTCGCGCCAGCAGAAGTTCATCGAGGTGATCGCCACCAACATCGCCAACGCCGAGACGACACGGACCGCGCAGGGCGGACCATACCAGCGGCAGGTGGCGGTGGCGGGTGGTGACCCGGCCAACGGCTCGATGACGACGCAGGTGGTGACGGACAAGGCCGCCGGTCGGCTGGTCTACGACCCGGGCCACCCCGATGCCGACGCCACCGGCTATGTCCGCTATCCCAATGTCGACCTGGCCACTGAGACCGTCGACCTGATGATCGCGCGCCGCATGCACGAGGCGAACGCGACCGTCTTCCAGTCGGCGAAGGCGATGTTGCGCCGCGCTCTCGACATTTGACCGAAGTTTTGGAGTCTGACGCGTGACGATTTCCCGGGTCCCAGCAACGCCGATCTACCCGACACCCCCATCCGCACCGGGCGCACGCGGCAGCGCGCCGGTCGCGGCATCGTCGGCGTCGGCGCTGGCACCGGCCACCAAGCCTTCGCCGCTCTGGAACGTGTTGACCGCCGAGGAGCGGGCGTTCTTCCTCAGCACGGCGGCGCTCGGCTCGCTCGGGTATGGCCCCAGTGGCGCCGTGACCCGCGAGGTCGACGCACCGATCGGCCAGCGTCTTGACGTGAGGGCCTGACCGATGAGCAGTCCGATCCTGCCGATCAGCACGGGCATCGCCCCGCTGATGCGCCAAACGGGGACGCCCATCGGGATGGGCGACAGCGACGCTCCGTTCGGCGACCTCCTGAAGCGGGCCTTGGGTGATGTGACGGGCATGCAGGACCGGAAGGAGGACATGATCGGTGCCTTCCTGCGGGGCGAGCCCGTCGAACTGCATCAGGTGATGGCGGCGGCCGAAGAAGCCTCGCTGTCGCTGGAGTTGCTGGTCGAAACCAGGAACAAGCTCACCGATGCGTATCGGTCCATCATGAACATGCAGGTCTGACCCGATGTTCAGCGCCTTCCGCGGGCTCGATGCGAATCGTCGTTTCATGGTGCTGGCGCTCGCCGCCGTGCTGCTCGTCGCGGCGGTCTTCCTCGGCCGTCAGGCGAGCGCGCCCACCTATGTCTCGCTCTTTCAGGGGCTGCCGCTGGCCGAGGTTGGCAAGATGACCGACGCACTCACCAAGGCGTCGATCCCCTACAAGCTCGATGGCGAGGGGACGCAGTTGCTGGTGGCGAGCGCGGACGCCGCGCGCGCCAGGGTGTTGCTCGCGCAGGACGGGTTGCCCAGCGAAGGGCGACCGGGGCTGGAGCTGTTCGACAAGCCGTCGTGGGGGATGACCGACTTCACCCAGCACGTCACCTATCGTCGCGCGCTCGAGGGCGAACTGGCCCGCACCATCGGCACGTTGAAGGGGGTCGAGCGGGCACAGGTGCACATCGGCTTGCCCGAATCGTCGGCGCTGCGTCGGCTGGAGCGCCCGGCCCAGGCCGCCGTCGTCCTCTCCCTGCGCGGTACCGAGCCGTTGAGCCCCGAGCAGGTGCGGGGCATCGCGCAGCTGGTGAGCAACAGCGTCGAGCGTCTCGCCGTCGAGGATGTCGCGGTGCTGGATGACAGTGGTCGCCCGCTCTCCGGCCTCGGCGGGAGTGAGACGAACACCGGCATGGCGCTCTCGTCGCGGCAGCTCGAAATGCAGCAGACCGTGGAGAAGCACCTCGGCGCCAAGGTGGAGCAGTTGTTGACGACGGCCGTCGGTGTGGGCGACGTCCGCGTGCAGGTGTCAGCACGGCTCAATTTCGACCAGCTCGACCGGACGGTCGAGGCCTTCGATCCGCAGGGCCGCGTGTTGAGCTCCGAGAGCCGGAGCGACGGCGGCGACTCGGCGAGTGCGCCGGTCGGCGGCCCCCGGGTGGTGAACCTCGAATACAAGACCTCGCGCACGGTCGAGAAGTTGATCGCCGGGGTCGGCAACGTGACGCGGCTCTCGGTGTCCGCGATGGTCAACTCGCGTGCGCTCGACGGGGGGAAGGGGTTGCCCGAGGATCAGCGCGTGCAGTTGGAGAACCTGGTTCGCACGGCCGTCGGGTACGACTCGCTGCGCGGCGACCAGGTCACCGTGGCGGCGGTACCGTTTGGCGGACCGACGCCGGAGAAGGTGATCCCGGTGACGAAGGAGGAAGCGCCGACGACGTCGATCATCGAGACCGCCGGCCGGTTGACCTATCCGGTCGCGTCGGTGCTGGCGATCATCGTCGCGCTCTTCCTCGGCCTCAAGGCGCTGCGTGGCGGTGGTGGGCGGGTCGGCGCTGCGGGAGCACCGCTGCTGGCCGGGCAGGATGCGTCCTCCGCCGTGTTGCCGATCGCCGCCACTCCCGAGGCGGCCCAGCTGCGCACCCGGGCCCAGAGCGAATCGCTCTCTGCGCCTGAAGCGTCGGCGCGGGTGGTCCGCAGCTGGCTCGCGGAGCCGACGGCATGAGTGCCGTGGCGACTCGGCCGCCGCGCGCGGGTGCCCTCACCGGGACACAGAAGGCGGCGATCCTCTGCCTCGCGCTCGGCGCGGAGGCCTCGGCACGCATCCTCCAGCAACTCGGGCCGGAGGACGTCGAACAACTCTCGCGCGAGATCGCGCGGACCGGCATGGTGCCGGGCGAAACGGTGGATGCCGTCCTGCTGGAGTATCGCGACGTGTTGCGGACCGTGGAACAGAACGCCGAAGGCGGCGCCGAGTATGCGCGGCAGATGCTGGAGACGGCACTGGGCGGGGCCCGGGCGCGGTCGGTCTTCGACCGGATCACCAAGGAGCCCGAAGAGATCGGCTTGTCGCGGTTCCGCCGCGCCTCGCCGGACGTGCTTCACAGCGTGTTGCGCGGCGAGCATCCGCAGACCGTGGCGCTGGTGCTGGCCCACATCGCACCGAAGCTCGCCTCGGGCGTGCTCGAGGCGATGGGCCCCGAGCAGGCCGGCGAGGTGCTCTTCCGGATTGCCCAGATGGAGCGCGTGTCGCCTGAGGTGCTGCAGATGGTCGAGGACTCCATCGGTGCTCGTGCCGACTTGACGCTCTCGCAGGCGATGACGGCGGCCGGTGGACCGGGTGCGGCCGCGCGGATGCTCAACCAGCTGGCGGGCGGCCGCGAGACTGTGCTGCTCGATGCCGTGGGCAGCCGCGACAGCACCGTTGCCAGCGCCATCCGCAACCTGATGTTCGTCTTCGAGGATCTGTTGCTCCTGGAGAGCCGCTCGATGCAGCGGGTGCTGCGCGATGTCGACAGCAAGTCGCTGGCGCTGGCGCTCAAGGCGGCAAGCGACGACCTCACCAAGCACATCTTCGCGAACATGTCGGAGCGTGCGGCAGGGGCGTTGCGCGAGGAGATGGAACTGCTCGGCCCGGTCAAGGTGCGCGACGTCGAGGCGGCGCACGTGACGATCGTGACCGTCGTGCGCGACCTGCAG harbors:
- the fliW gene encoding flagellar assembly protein FliW — protein: MSAATIPLPRDLTFESHLFGTLTVPRQEIVTFPDGIPGFEEYQRYTLLPTSAAGLYWLQSVQEAALAFLVVECRRIAPSAWPAHPTALAIVTLPAGRGPASANLQAPILIDPVLTTGRQLIAPESAWGTTHAFDLAALVPAA
- a CDS encoding sigma-54-dependent Fis family transcriptional regulator, whose translation is MTTILCVDQEPAVAALFEQILLDLGYGAVLADSAAEAVQRLDRGGIDLVLADLMLADHDGQAFLEHLRTRDPLVPFIVVSGDSSIEQAVMAMRSGATDYVVKPVRAEKLQITIQHALEYARLRQENEAYRQEISRIHSGRKIVGRSAALRDLQEMVATVAPTRASVLLEGESGTGKELIARSLHEQSPRSHRPMITINCAAMPEGLVESALFGHEKGAFTGATARAAGAFERAHGSSLLLDEISEMRLDLQSKLLRAIQEQEFERVGGREPIKVDVRLIATTNRDLRTEVAAGRFRADLYYRLQVVPIRTPPLRERPEDIPLLVQHFLRTAADHLGVPVPEVPEATMDYLQAYSWPGNVRELSNAMERAVILARGRPMSTGLFSDHLHVLEAPLSISLSTSNQSVSAATATDGEMPLNLADLERITIERALAATGGNRTRAARLLGISERTLRNKLNSPTAA
- the flgC gene encoding flagellar basal body rod protein FlgC; this translates as MATSGQRCATVAEPGGGFPITSRPFRQLLGPLGISAGGMSRQQKFIEVIATNIANAETTRTAQGGPYQRQVAVAGGDPANGSMTTQVVTDKAAGRLVYDPGHPDADATGYVRYPNVDLATETVDLMIARRMHEANATVFQSAKAMLRRALDI
- the fliE gene encoding flagellar hook-basal body complex protein FliE produces the protein MSSPILPISTGIAPLMRQTGTPIGMGDSDAPFGDLLKRALGDVTGMQDRKEDMIGAFLRGEPVELHQVMAAAEEASLSLELLVETRNKLTDAYRSIMNMQV
- the fliF gene encoding flagellar M-ring protein FliF, producing the protein MFSAFRGLDANRRFMVLALAAVLLVAAVFLGRQASAPTYVSLFQGLPLAEVGKMTDALTKASIPYKLDGEGTQLLVASADAARARVLLAQDGLPSEGRPGLELFDKPSWGMTDFTQHVTYRRALEGELARTIGTLKGVERAQVHIGLPESSALRRLERPAQAAVVLSLRGTEPLSPEQVRGIAQLVSNSVERLAVEDVAVLDDSGRPLSGLGGSETNTGMALSSRQLEMQQTVEKHLGAKVEQLLTTAVGVGDVRVQVSARLNFDQLDRTVEAFDPQGRVLSSESRSDGGDSASAPVGGPRVVNLEYKTSRTVEKLIAGVGNVTRLSVSAMVNSRALDGGKGLPEDQRVQLENLVRTAVGYDSLRGDQVTVAAVPFGGPTPEKVIPVTKEEAPTTSIIETAGRLTYPVASVLAIIVALFLGLKALRGGGGRVGAAGAPLLAGQDASSAVLPIAATPEAAQLRTRAQSESLSAPEASARVVRSWLAEPTA
- the fliG gene encoding flagellar motor switch protein FliG; this translates as MSAVATRPPRAGALTGTQKAAILCLALGAEASARILQQLGPEDVEQLSREIARTGMVPGETVDAVLLEYRDVLRTVEQNAEGGAEYARQMLETALGGARARSVFDRITKEPEEIGLSRFRRASPDVLHSVLRGEHPQTVALVLAHIAPKLASGVLEAMGPEQAGEVLFRIAQMERVSPEVLQMVEDSIGARADLTLSQAMTAAGGPGAAARMLNQLAGGRETVLLDAVGSRDSTVASAIRNLMFVFEDLLLLESRSMQRVLRDVDSKSLALALKAASDDLTKHIFANMSERAAGALREEMELLGPVKVRDVEAAHVTIVTVVRDLQEAGEIQVERGDDEVIA